A window from Mus caroli chromosome 2, CAROLI_EIJ_v1.1, whole genome shotgun sequence encodes these proteins:
- the Zc3h8 gene encoding zinc finger CCCH domain-containing protein 8 isoform X1, protein MDFENLFSKPPNPALGKKPAADPEERIDGIDGTEVEETQTEKVKWKVKRDCEQIPKKFKHLGNAATSPKSLPRKKSRSKDYDPYSDGETCSQGSEDNFDKELQQYIQAKEMANATQPSVLPEESVKKAGAEGTQQTAKQKNKKSKAGHKKVKQKKMKRKWPGTGDKGSSALLKNSGSRAQTDEPEEKQPRVRMSQGFINQHTVERKGKQVCKYFLERKCIKGDQCKFDHDAEIEKKKEMCKYYVQGYCTKGENCLYLHSEYPCKFYHTGTKCYQGDHCNFSHAPLTAETQELLAKVLDTDKKSCK, encoded by the exons AATTGATGGAATAGATGGTACTGAAGTTgaagaaacacagacagagaaagtCAAATGGAAAGTAAAACGGGACTGTGAACAAATTCCCAAGAAA TTTAAGCACCTTGGAAACGCTGCAACATCACCAAAGAGTTTACCACGTAAAAAATCAAGAAGTAAGGACTATGACCCATACAGTGATGGTGAGACATGCAGCCAggggtcagaagataactttgaCAAAGAGCTTCAGCAGTACATACAAGCCAAAGAAATGGCAAACGCAACTCAACCCTCAGTGCTTCCTGAGGAGTCTGTGAAGAAAGCCGGAGCGGAAGGGACCCAGCAGA CtgccaaacaaaaaaataaaaaatctaaagcTGGTCACAAGAAagttaaacagaagaaaatgaagcgAAAGTGGCCTGGCACTGGAGACAAAGGGTCAAGTGCCTTGCTGAAGAACAGTGGCTCCCGAGCACAG aCTGATGAACCTGAAGAGAAGCAGCCACGTGTGAGGATGAGCCAAGGCTTTATCAACCAGCACACAGTGGAACGCAAAGGGAAGCaagtttgcaaatatttccttGAAAGGAAATGTATTAAG GGAGACCAGTGTAAGTTTGATCATGATGCAGagatagagaagaaaaaggaaatgtgtaAGTATTATGTACAAGGATATTGTACCAAAGGAGAGAACTGCCTGTATTTACATA GTGAATACCCTTGCAAGTTTTATCACACAGGAACCAAATGTTATCAGGGCGATCACTGTAATTTTTCTCATGCCCCTCTGACTGCAGAAACACAAGAACTATTGGCTAAA GTTTTGGATACTGACAAGAAGTCGTGTAAATAG
- the Zc3h8 gene encoding zinc finger CCCH domain-containing protein 8 isoform X2: MRDPVCLTVFAVRASCSGQETQSSSSNFLALTIRWRMCQYCNKFKHLGNAATSPKSLPRKKSRSKDYDPYSDGETCSQGSEDNFDKELQQYIQAKEMANATQPSVLPEESVKKAGAEGTQQTAKQKNKKSKAGHKKVKQKKMKRKWPGTGDKGSSALLKNSGSRAQTDEPEEKQPRVRMSQGFINQHTVERKGKQVCKYFLERKCIKGDQCKFDHDAEIEKKKEMCKYYVQGYCTKGENCLYLHSEYPCKFYHTGTKCYQGDHCNFSHAPLTAETQELLAKVLDTDKKSCK; the protein is encoded by the exons ATGAGGGACCCTGTTTGTCTCACTGTATTCGCAGTCAGGGCCAGTTGCTCAGGTCAGGAAACTCAGTCATCTTCCAGTAACTTTCTCGCCCTTACCATCAGATGGAGGATGTGCCAGTATTGTAACAAG TTTAAGCACCTTGGAAACGCTGCAACATCACCAAAGAGTTTACCACGTAAAAAATCAAGAAGTAAGGACTATGACCCATACAGTGATGGTGAGACATGCAGCCAggggtcagaagataactttgaCAAAGAGCTTCAGCAGTACATACAAGCCAAAGAAATGGCAAACGCAACTCAACCCTCAGTGCTTCCTGAGGAGTCTGTGAAGAAAGCCGGAGCGGAAGGGACCCAGCAGA CtgccaaacaaaaaaataaaaaatctaaagcTGGTCACAAGAAagttaaacagaagaaaatgaagcgAAAGTGGCCTGGCACTGGAGACAAAGGGTCAAGTGCCTTGCTGAAGAACAGTGGCTCCCGAGCACAG aCTGATGAACCTGAAGAGAAGCAGCCACGTGTGAGGATGAGCCAAGGCTTTATCAACCAGCACACAGTGGAACGCAAAGGGAAGCaagtttgcaaatatttccttGAAAGGAAATGTATTAAG GGAGACCAGTGTAAGTTTGATCATGATGCAGagatagagaagaaaaaggaaatgtgtaAGTATTATGTACAAGGATATTGTACCAAAGGAGAGAACTGCCTGTATTTACATA GTGAATACCCTTGCAAGTTTTATCACACAGGAACCAAATGTTATCAGGGCGATCACTGTAATTTTTCTCATGCCCCTCTGACTGCAGAAACACAAGAACTATTGGCTAAA GTTTTGGATACTGACAAGAAGTCGTGTAAATAG